From the Pyrenophora tritici-repentis strain M4 chromosome 5, whole genome shotgun sequence genome, the window ACTTCCAAAGGCGTAGCCTCGCAAAAGCATTTCCGACACCAAGTATGCAAGCCAGCGAGACAGACTTGCCTAACTAGTACACCAACGAGCGCTATCAGATACATGATCTCTTTTCAACAGGCTTTCAATGTTACACTGTATGACAGATGTTTTTCCGGATACATCGTGATTTGCAGATTGCTATACAGACCATCACTCTTCCAACATCGGAGCTTGGGAAATGCTTTAGCGCAATGTCGCGTAGAGGCGGGACCCCGCATGTTAACCCCACCGAGGAAAGAGGAAGGCATCGGGTACGTCTGACAAATGAACACAGCGCGGATGTATGCGAGTCGTGCATCAATCTAATATGAGGTTTCCTGATTCGTGGAAGACGCGTCTGGCAGCACTTGTCTTCTGCACAGGTAGCTGCAGCAACACCTAGCTATGCTTGAGCGATAGAGTTTGGGGCTTCGCGTCTTCCATGTAAGACTGGCAGTAGGCACGTTAGTTACTGTCTATCAGCCTGTGGAAATTGGCGTGCAATATGCATGGTATAAGAATTGAAAACCATGTATCTTGAAACTCAACAAACATGCATCATCTATCCATTCAATCGCTCTACCGCAACAGGCGGCGTAATCAATCCCTTCCTACTAACAGCCTTGATGGCATCGCACCAGATATCGCCCATATGAGAATATCCAGCATAGGACCTAGATCAGCATTAGTACCATCCGCCCTCACACCACTTCCGACCGAATGACTTACGGATGCAAACCATCAACCAATTCATTCGTGCCCACGATACTCAGGTCCGCAACACCAAGTTTGAAACCTTTCTCCACCCACATCTTCACCACCCCAGGTATCGCATCATTGAAGGCCTGAATGTTCGCCCTCGTCTGTGTATCCTGTGCTTGTATGATTTTCGCAACGAGAACCACGGTATCCGGACATGTGTTGAATATCTCATCAAGAAGCCTTCCTAATCGCTCCGGCGCATCGATCCACTTCTCCTCTGCTGTTTCCTGGCGAGCGAGATCATTCGTGCCGATGTGGAGTAGTATGACATTCGGTCGCATTTCTAGCCCTGCTTTCATTACGCCCTGTAGTTGACTAATTGTGCTTCCCGAATGCCCCTCATTCTCGTTGTTGTACATGTATCCAGAGTGCTGCGTGCCTACAAACTTGACAGAGCCATAGCGCGCCCAGGTGAGCTCGTGGATAAGCACAGCGCGATAGCCGTCTGTGCCATTCTCCTTGGCTGTGGGTTGCCAGCCCCATGTTATCGAGTCGCCGAGAGGGAGTATTCGTAGTGGGATGTTGACGTCTGCGCGGGGTGATCTGTGGGGGAGGCCGAAGGCGAGAGGGATGACTGGGAGGTTGGTGGTTAGCGGTATGTAAGGGAGGTGATGGTCAAGCACGCGCGACAACGAAGATTAGGGAGTTTCTATGCAAATTATAGGTCCTGCAAATGTAGGCCAAGGTCAACTCGCAACGCGATTGTGGACCCTAGATCAGCTCCACATGAGAGTAGGTAAGTAGGAAAGGGGACCTACAGAAGCACACAACAGCCACCAGGCCAACCACCTTCAGCGCGAGTTTGGTTCGTGGGCTCCCCAAATTCGGAAGCATAATGATGTGTATCGAATTATCATCTATTGCGAAAACAATATACTCTGCAAGCTCACGGTTGCGTAGCCATCGCGGTCTGTGTTGCTGATCGCCGAACCTAGCTCTCGTAAAACAGGGGGGTCTGCGCTATTAGGCAGGCACGACGGGTACATAGGCGAGTATTCACCATGGCGCACATCGTTGGCGTCGGTCATTACACAGGCAAGAGGAAACGCATTGAGGCATGGAATGGAAATGGTATATGCGACTAGATGCAAGATCGACTACCTGTCACGCTAATCGCGGTGCTTGCTGCATACGGAAAGCACGAGGGGCTATCACGGTATGACCTTGGCCTTCCTCATGCGATCGAATGCCGTCGTCCACGCTTCCTTCGTCCCAATCTCCTCTGTATATCCAACCTTGTGCGAAGCCTCCATGCTCATCTGGCGGTCAAAATCAAACAAGGTCATGATGACGTACTGTGGCATGTTAGCTTGAGCTGTTCGCTTTGTGCAGCTTTGAACCGACTTACCTGGAAGCCTGGATGTGTGATGTCGCTATCCACGCTTCCCTTTTTGAGATTGTGCTTCTTCTCCAGTTCATACCATTCCTTCTTGTGTGCATCAATGTACGCACCAGGCTGTGGCGAGTTTTCTTCTGGCCCAGTACCATCAAGACCGAAGTAATCACAAATGACCGGCCATTTACCGCTCCAACTGTCTTCCTGCCCACCGACGTTGAAACTCTGCGATGCAGTCTTTTCGGGGTGCAAAGATGCATGGATGGAGAAGTGTGCGACCATGTCCTGTGGAGACTCGTTGTACTTATTCACCCACGACTTCTCCGTTCCAGGGAATGGGCACTTGGCACCTTCACCTTGGACAGATCGATAGAGCGAAAGATATAACGCTAGGGTTTGTGCGAGACAATAAGCGTTGTTGTTTGGAACGAAACCGATGATGTTGTCAGGTCGTACCTCACACCAGTTCCATCTCTTGCCCTTGGAGATGCGCTTCAAACAGTCGATCTGGTTGTAGTAGAAGAGCTGGGAGAGGTGTGGTTCCGGGATAGGTGGTAATGTTTCTTTCAGTGGCAGGTCTTTTGCAAATGGGAATTCATCCACCATTTGGCACCCGTAGATCTTGGTACCTGTTGGAAGAAGCACATAGGAGAGCTTGGAAGACAGATGGTCAATCGCAGTGACAGCGCGCTCCAACATTGCTTCGTTGATCTTGCACTCAGATCCGGGATCATCTATTTGTTTGTAGGCTGGAAAGTGTGAGTCCTGGTCAATCATTTGCGCGTGTTGGACTTGCAGTAAAAGTACACCTGAGTTACTGTCTCCACATCTTTGACCTTTTCTTTGATCTGCTTCTCCAACTCTTCCTGAGTTCCCTTGACTAGATCCACACCGGATACAATTTGTAGTCTTGGGTCATCGGGCCAAAGAGCCATCTCTCTTGTCAATGGCCTATTTACCATTGCTGTGACTCTGGAGAATGCATCCTTGGAAGGGTAGCCGTTGAGGATGGAATTGACGATAGCCCACCCAGAGATACCAGAAGCGCCATAGATCAGCGCATGATTGCCCATGTTTGGAGGAGATGAAGAAGCTTGAAGGAACAACTTGCAGTTCGTGTAGAATGGATACTTTCCAGAGTAAACAACCACCAAATGCGGAGTGGACCCACCACTAACATATGTACCTCGACTCACATCATACCCTTGCGTTGATCAGCCATTGCTCAACAGAAGAAGAGCTAGCGGTAAAGCGTCTGCTTCTCGACCTGGCTCAGTAATGCTGACGCGGAAAACAATATCCAATCTAGGCCTGATGCATGTTCCCCTCATCGTCACGCTGACATGACTCGCACCGCGATACATTGTCGCTTAGAGGTTACACGCCAAACTCATAGTCAGCCACCGTCTTCAAAACTAGAACACTCCTGTACGAATGTGAACATGCTTGCAATTGGATATATCTACAAGTTCAAAGAAGAAGACTGCCTTGGACGTCCGACAAGAGCCTAACCCCGGCTCATTGCTTTTTCCTACGTGCCATGTAGCCATCATCGACCCATTTTGGTAAGT encodes:
- a CDS encoding Lipase-GDSL multi-domain protein; this encodes MLPNLGSPRTKLALKVVGLVAVVCFFIPLAFGLPHRSPRADVNIPLRILPLGDSITWGWQPTAKENGTDGYRAVLIHELTWARYGSVKFVGTQHSGYMYNNENEGHSGSTISQLQGVMKAGLEMRPNVILLHIGTNDLARQETAEEKWIDAPERLGRLLDEIFNTCPDTVVLVAKIIQAQDTQTRANIQAFNDAIPGVVKMWVEKGFKLGVADLSIVGTNELVDGLHPSYAGYSHMGDIWCDAIKAVSRKGLITPPVAVERLNG